Proteins encoded in a region of the Vitis riparia cultivar Riparia Gloire de Montpellier isolate 1030 chromosome 7, EGFV_Vit.rip_1.0, whole genome shotgun sequence genome:
- the LOC117917931 gene encoding uncharacterized protein LOC117917931: MEANICDINHLDADVLLPPRKRLLAGLKKQSSDGDATLHPSPIAMTSNEFDARLNKLLSSHLKNPSLTPEEIVEASRSAAKAAAKAAEAARAAAEEKAAIAAKAMAAAKSALELIASVSEETSSKERYLKKNKSKKHVPVQLLYKKHQPVENYRTDEELARKLHRAMNSSPRISKNSSTDWKNHKHKKPKIFPAVEKTRVPNGGMVLEGNSPSTCNGSSIAGDADSQNSAREVYTVKVDERALRSHRADQLETDNGEAGCSKEKNSEALDHLSTTVRKRGRIKLKKLPLSICTIRDRANPKEELKSRSAPMTEENIFKPTVKPTAGNIPLFSVGPSAGSVMPVEATSMWKCQEFTAPACVKQNKVVQS; encoded by the coding sequence ATGGAGGCTAACATTTGTGACATAAACCACCTGGATGCGGATGTCCTTTTGCCTCCTCGAAAGCGACTCCTTGCTGGATTGAAGAAACAGAGTTCTGATGGGGATGCCACTTTGCATCCGTCTCCAATTGCTATGACTTCAAATGAATTTGATGCCCGGCTGAACAAGCTGCTGAGCTCTCATTTGAAAAACCCTAGTTTGACACCTGAGGAGATCGTGGAAGCATCAAGATCAGCTGCCAAAGCTGCAGCTAAGGCAGCTGAGGCAGCAAGGGCTGCTGCTGAAGAGAAGGCTGCAATAGCAGCAAAAGCAATGGCTGCAGCCAAGAGTGCTTTAGAATTGATTGCTTCTGTTTCTGAAGAGACGTCCTCTAAGGAACGATATCTAAAGAAGAATAAATCAAAAAAGCATGTCCCAGTTCAGCTCTTGTACAAAAAGCACCAACCAGTTGAGAACTACAGGACAGATGAGGAATTAGCCCGCAAGTTACATCGTGCTATGAACAGCTCTCCCAGAATTTCAAAGAACTCTTCAACTGACTGGAAGAATCATAAACACAAGAAGCCTAAAATCTTCCCTGCAGTTGAAAAAACCAGAGTTCCAAATGGGGGTATGGTATTAGAAGGTAACTCACCTTCTACATGCAATGGGAGTAGTATAGCCGGTGATGCGGATTCTCAAAACTCGGCCCGGGAGGTATATACTGTTAAAGTAGATGAAAGAGCATTACGATCTCACAGAGCTGACCAATTAGAAACAGATAATGGGGAAGCAGGTTGCTCGAAGGAGAAAAACTCAGAAGCACTGGATCATTTGAGTACCACTGTCCGAAAGAGGGGAAGAATTAAGCTAAAAAAGTTGCCCTTAAGCATTTGTACTATTAGGGATCGAGCAAACCCCAAGGAAGAGCTGAAATCTAGAAGTGCCCCGATGACTGAAGAGAACATATTCAAACCAACAGTCAAACCTACTGCAGGCAATATCCCTTTGTTTTCTGTGGGGCCTTCTGCAGGCAGTGTGATGCCGGTTGAGGCAACATCAATGTGGAAATGCCAAGAGTTCACAGCACCAGCATGTGTGAAACAAAATAAAGTTGTGCAGTCATAA